The genomic segment ATATCAAAATACTATCAGTGAATTTATCATGACCGCGAAGGTCAAATAGGGTTTTTGGGACATAACTCGTTATCCAAATCGAAATCTTTATCGAAATTGAAATCGCAATCGATTTCGATGAAAACCCGATTTCGATATGGATTTCGATTTGGATTAAGTGGGCAATATTGAGTTTATTGTCAGGAAGAATAATAAAGGCACGAGGCTCAAGGCTCAGGGCACGAGGTGCACGGCTATAGTCTAAGCCCTGTGCCCTTCTTCCTGTTTTATTGCATTTCATTCAACGTTCAAAGTTCAATGTTCGACGTTGGATGTTCGTCCTTTTCTTCTTCCCCCTTGAGCCCTGCGCCTCTATTACTCCTTCTTCCCCAGTTCCACTGATCTCTTTTTCGCTGCTTCTATCATCCCCTCAAGGATATCCCCGATTTTATTTTCATCCATATATTTAAGCCCTGCCTCTGTTGTGCCACCGGGCGAGGTGACCATTTTCCTTAACTCAGACAGGGGTGTGGCTGTTTTTTGTGCAAGCATGGCCGCACCAAGAAATGTATTTATCACCATATTCTTTGCGGTCTCCTGGTCAAAACCCTGTTTTTGGGCAGCTTCAACAATGCATTCCATCAGCCTGAATACAAAACCCGGCCCGCTCCCGGATACAGCCGTTACCGCATCCATCATGGCCTCATCCACAGTAAAGACATTGCCGACCGCCTTTAAAATATCCAGGGCAATATTCAGGTGATCCACATTAACAGCGCCCCCTGCGGCTATTGCACTCACCCCCATCTGGACAAGGGCAGGGGTATTGGGCATTACCCTTATTACCGGCACATCAGCCCCAAGGATTGTCTCTATGGCATTTATCCTGATACCCGCCGCAATGGATATGACCAGATGATTTTTGTTTATGGCCCCTTTTATCTCTTCCAAAACCATTGCCATTACCTGGGGCTTTATTGAAAGGACAATAATATTGCATGCGTTGCATAATTCCCTGTTGGATAAGATACCCTCTACCTTATAAGAGTTACTCAGTGCCCTGATCTTTTCAGGGTTGCTGTCAGACGCCTTGATCATGTCATGATTAAAAAGACTACTCGCAATAATCCCCTTGATAAGGGCACTCGCCATATTGCCAGCGCCTATAAAGCCAATCCCTTTTTCTGTAAAATTCATATATCTCTCACCCTAGAACCTTCTGCCAGCCACTGCCTGGGCAACATTGAAGAAGAGGTCTCCAAGCTTCTCAAAGGTTGAAATGAGGTCTACCATTACAAGGCCAGGGTCAACCTTACATATGCCGTCCCTCAGCCTCATGAGGTGCCTCTCCTTCATCTCTTCCTTCATCCTGTCTATTAAAATCTCCAGCTCCTTTGCCCTTTCAATAACATCTGTATCTTCTTCCCTGATGGCGGTATTTACAATGGTTAAAAATTTTCGCACATCTGTTGAGATGGTTTCATAATCCTTCATCCCCTCGTCAGAAAAAAAGAGGTTCTGTTCTATCAGCCTTTCAATCAACCTTGCAATATGTTCCACCTCATCGCCGGCCCGTTCAAAATTATTTGCCATCCTTGTAAGTGCAGATATCTCGTTTGATTCCTCCGATGTAATGGGCTGCTGCATGATATTGACCAGAAATTTGGTTATTTCTTTCTGGAGGTTATCAAGCATGTCCTCCCTTCTTCTCCATTTTGAAAGGTCCTTTATCTTCCGGGATTTTATAGCCCTGACAACATCGTCATACATTGTCTCTACCGCTTCACCCATCCTGATTATCTCTGCCCTGGCCTGTGCAAGTGCAACAGACGGGGTCTCAATATATTTACTGTCAATAAACTTGATCTTTCTGAACTCCTCAAAACCCTCTTTTTTTTCTGAATAGGGGGTAAGCCATATTGTCATCCTTACAAGGTATGGAAGCGCAAAAAGGAAAACGACCGCATTTACAATATTAAAAAGGGTGTGAGAATTGGCTATGTATCTTGATATGTTGGGGCGCACGCCATTGACAAGCTGATCTGCAGGGCCAAAATTCATGATCGCGCTCGTGAGATACTGGACAATCTCAATGAAAAAAGGAAAGAAGATAATTATGATAATAACCCCTATTGTATTAAAAAGGGTATGTGCATTGGCCGTTCGCCTTGCATTGATATTGGAGCCTATGCTTGCAAGCTGTGCAGTAATGGTGGTGCCGATATTCTCCCCCATGATGAGAGCGACGCTTGTTTCAAAATTGATCATCCCCTGAAATGCCATTGCCATTGTAATACCGACCGTGGCGCTTGAACTCTGGAGGATCATGGTCAGTATTGCGCCTGTCAGCACACAGAGGGTTATCCCTATGATTGTATTAGCCTGGAACCCGGTTAAAAAAGAGATAAAAAAGGGCTCGTTTTTAAGCGACGCAAGGCCGTTTGACATAGTGGAGAGGCCATAAAAAACAAGGCCAAAACCAAGCAGCACATCACCAAGGTATATCCATTTGGTATGTCCTGTGAAAAACTTGATAAATACTCCAAGGGCAATAACCGGAAGGGCATAGGCTGTTATCTTGAAGGCTATGAGCTGGGCGGTTATGGTTGTTCCTATATTTGCTCCTATAACCACACCGACTGCCTGGGTAAGATTCATAAGCCCTGCATCAACAAATCCTACCAGCATTACCGATGTGGCGCTTGAACTCTGTACTATGCTTGTAATAAGTGTGCCTACGCCGCAACCCACAAAACGGTTGTTAGAGACCATATTTAATATATGCCTGAGCCTGTTGCCTGCGAATTTCTGTAGCCCCTCGGACATGATCTTCATGCCGTATAAAAACATACCCAGTCCGCCAAGGGCCTGAAATATCACTGTAACCATTGTATTCTATAACTCCATTGCAAAGAGGGCTGCGCCAACTGCACCCGCAAGCTGGGGGTGTTCGGGCAATAATACCTCTGTGCCTGTTTTCTCTTTTATCATCTCCACCAGGTAGGGGTTATGCTCCACTATTCCCCCTGTCATAACAATGGGCGGGGTGATCAGATCCATCTCCAGCACACGTTTTATAACAGAAAAAAAGAGCCCCTTTATGATATCAGGCACCTTTTTCCCCTGCCTGATCTTCTCCAGCACCTCTGTTGCTGAAAAGACCGTGCAGAAGCTGCCAAGCTCCACCATCTCGGTCGACTGTTTTGCAAGACCATCCATATCCTCTATGGGGATATCGAGCCTGGCTGACATCTCCTCCAGAAATGCCCCTGTACCGGCAGCGCACTTCCTGTTCATCTTGAAGTTGATGCGTCTCCCTTCGCTGTCAAGCTTGATAACCTTGTTATCCTGGCCGCCTATGTCTATTATTGTCATTGCCCTGTTAAAATAATGAAACGCCCCCTTTGCATGGCACCCGATCTCTGTCCTGGTATCATTGCTAAAGGTTACATTTGTCCTTCCATAACCTGTGGAAACAGTGCGGGTGACTGCATCACGCGATGCATTTGCCATTGTGAGTGCCTCGTTAAGGCCATCTTCTGCGGTTCGGCTGAAATCTGTCCCTGATTTTTTAACAGAAAACCCCTTGAGGTTTTTCAGATTATCAAGCAGGGCAACCTTTGTGCGGGAGGCGCCTATATCCACCCCCGCATATAAAACTCTTTTATCTGTCATCAGTGCAGGGGTTACCTTTCATCCAGTTGTTCAATAAATGCCTCAATATTGGTCTTTGCCTGCTCCTCTGAGTAGCAGCGCAGGTCATTCAGGTCGCCGTTGATTACCAGCCTGGGTATGCCAAGTGTTTCACTTATCCTCTCTGACAGGCCATACCTGTTGTTTGAGTTGTTGGGGCAGGTCTTGGCATCGTGGAATATGATCCCGTCAAATTTATATTTTTCAAAGCAGTTGCGCATATATCTTTCCTTGAATGCCTCATCCCTCACGATAAAGAGCTCAGTATATGCCCTTCCCATGCTCTCAAAGGGGTCTTTGGGGTCAAGCTGGTCAAATATCCAGCTATTGCAATAGGTAGAGGCCACGATGCATGTATTAAGCTCTGCAAACTGATTGCTGAGTGTGCTTAGCTTGCCCCATACAGGCATGCCGTCCCAGTAGATCCTGTGCCTTTCATTTTCTATTGCAGCCACCTTGCCCGCTACCCTCTCCTTGAGCTCCTTCAAGAGCACCTCATAATAATCCACCGCCTCCTTTGTGCCCCTTGCAACAACAGCAGGGCCCATATGGATGGTTGCATCAAAGAATGTCCAGGGTGATGGAATGGCAGATGCGGTCTCAAGGCATGCCCTCCATAGCACGGATGTCTGTCTTGAGAGTTCAACCGCCTCCTTGAAACGGTCCATATCAAACCTTTCACCGGAAACCTTTTCAAGTTCAGGGATAAGCGCCTCTGTCTGTTTGGCAATATCACTCACCTGGAAACCCCTGATCTCTCCTATGTCCCTGTGGGTATGTATGCCTACCATGGGGACATTAAGCTCCCTTGAATACCATGCAAACCAGTCCTGAACGTCTCGGCACTGGTTTGTATTAAAGACCAGGATATCCGGCTTTGGCACAGACTCCATCTTGTAGGCGGTGGTGAGCGGTGTCTTTTTCTGGAGGAATGAGCCTATATCGCTTGTAAGGTATGAGCAGATGTCAGGTGAATAACCTATGGCATTTGCATATGGAATAAGATCAGTGGCCATCCTGGTAGCGCCAAGCATGGCCCCGTGATTTTCAGGAAAGTAGACCAGAAAACCCATGCCCCTAAGCAGTTCAGCAGGGCCAACACTTGTGCACCATGCGATCTTTTTTGACCCGGTTTTAGCTGCCTCATCCAGCTCATAAAAATGGTTTGCCATTACTTTGTTATATAGACCCTGACACTCAAACTTTTTTCTGGCAGGTTTTTTCTCTTCACTCATCCTGATTATTCCTCCAATATTTTTATTTTATTACTTCTTTTCGGGTGCCAACTTTAGTTGATTAGCGCAAGGCTTGTCAAGCCTTGATTCCCTGATATCTCGATAAGACCCTAAGGATTGTAAAAGCTGGATCAGAAATCCATAACGCAGCATTCTCGTGAAAGGCGGGTCATTGATCCCGGTACACCGGGAAATCCATTTTAACCACGGAGAGCATCCGCCGTCGCCAAGGCTATGGCGGGACAGGCGTTTATCAAGGAGGAAGACTTCATATTATATTATCAAAAAATGATTTTTGCTTTTCGTAGGGGCGGGATTTATTCCCGACCTCTCCCTTTTTAAAATCCTATCTGTAGGGGCACAGCGCCTGTGCCCTTTTTCTTTTTTTGCTTTTCATTCGACGTTCATTCTTTTTTCTTTACGCTTTGAGCCTTGAGCCTTTATTTGCTTTTGATTCAAAGTTGAAAGTTGGACGTTCGATGTTCGACGTTCATCCTTTCCCTTGCGCCCTTCCCCCTCCTTAAAAATCCGCAGGGCTCAAAACCGGCACCCCTGATTTATTAAGCGCATGTGTATAAATCATTGTAGTAGAGACATCAGCATGTCCAAGGAGTTCCTGTATTGTACGAATGTCGTATCCCTTTTCAAGTAGTTGTGTGGCAAAGGAATGTCTTAAGGTATGTGGGGTGACCTCTTTACTTAAACCTGCCAAACGAGATGCTGTTTTTACTTCTTTTCTGAGATTGCTTGGGTCTGCATGGTGCCTTCTCACTTTATTGCTTCGAGGATCTATACTTAGACTTGCCGCAGGAAAAACATACTGCCATATCCAGTCTTTTTTTGCTCCTGGGTTCTTTCGGTCATATCCCGGCCAGATATAGACCCCATCTGCACCCTCTTTTATATCCTTTAAAAAAATCTCCTTTGCATATTCAACCTGTTTTTTAAGATCTTCCTTATATTTACCAGGCAACATTGTAAGCCTGTCCTTGGCCCCTTTTCCACTTCTTACTACTATCTGATTTTGGGCAAAATCTATGTCCTTTATTCTTAACCGCACACATTCCATTATGCGAAGACCTGCGCCGTACAGTAGACCTGCCATCAGGAGATCGACCCCTTCCATTTTACTGAATAAAAGCTTCATCTCATTAGCAGTCAAAACAACCGGTACTTTCCTGTCACGTTTTG from the Desulfatiglans sp. genome contains:
- a CDS encoding integron integrase: MKNDIKDVNRFWDSFRETVIKQGLSESEADSYVKWGERFAISIKGIPLRQRTKEHVISFIEKLKKDNINSGEEIERARKALYILYYKHLQLPFEKNETNMKDSGTALKKSQEKELFKDNLATKKEIISTHSDIIEKITNEIRYRHYSIKTEQSYIEWVVRFITFNNGAKPEGLTRDDIRRYLDYLAINRKVSASTQNQALNAIVFMYTQVIKRDPGDFSDFYRAKRDRKVPVVLTANEMKLLFSKMEGVDLLMAGLLYGAGLRIMECVRLRIKDIDFAQNQIVVRSGKGAKDRLTMLPGKYKEDLKKQVEYAKEIFLKDIKEGADGVYIWPGYDRKNPGAKKDWIWQYVFPAASLSIDPRSNKVRRHHADPSNLRKEVKTASRLAGLSKEVTPHTLRHSFATQLLEKGYDIRTIQELLGHADVSTTMIYTHALNKSGVPVLSPADF
- a CDS encoding Na/Pi cotransporter family protein, which encodes MVTVIFQALGGLGMFLYGMKIMSEGLQKFAGNRLRHILNMVSNNRFVGCGVGTLITSIVQSSSATSVMLVGFVDAGLMNLTQAVGVVIGANIGTTITAQLIAFKITAYALPVIALGVFIKFFTGHTKWIYLGDVLLGFGLVFYGLSTMSNGLASLKNEPFFISFLTGFQANTIIGITLCVLTGAILTMILQSSSATVGITMAMAFQGMINFETSVALIMGENIGTTITAQLASIGSNINARRTANAHTLFNTIGVIIIIIFFPFFIEIVQYLTSAIMNFGPADQLVNGVRPNISRYIANSHTLFNIVNAVVFLFALPYLVRMTIWLTPYSEKKEGFEEFRKIKFIDSKYIETPSVALAQARAEIIRMGEAVETMYDDVVRAIKSRKIKDLSKWRRREDMLDNLQKEITKFLVNIMQQPITSEESNEISALTRMANNFERAGDEVEHIARLIERLIEQNLFFSDEGMKDYETISTDVRKFLTIVNTAIREEDTDVIERAKELEILIDRMKEEMKERHLMRLRDGICKVDPGLVMVDLISTFEKLGDLFFNVAQAVAGRRF
- a CDS encoding 2-hydroxyacyl-CoA dehydratase, coding for MSEEKKPARKKFECQGLYNKVMANHFYELDEAAKTGSKKIAWCTSVGPAELLRGMGFLVYFPENHGAMLGATRMATDLIPYANAIGYSPDICSYLTSDIGSFLQKKTPLTTAYKMESVPKPDILVFNTNQCRDVQDWFAWYSRELNVPMVGIHTHRDIGEIRGFQVSDIAKQTEALIPELEKVSGERFDMDRFKEAVELSRQTSVLWRACLETASAIPSPWTFFDATIHMGPAVVARGTKEAVDYYEVLLKELKERVAGKVAAIENERHRIYWDGMPVWGKLSTLSNQFAELNTCIVASTYCNSWIFDQLDPKDPFESMGRAYTELFIVRDEAFKERYMRNCFEKYKFDGIIFHDAKTCPNNSNNRYGLSERISETLGIPRLVINGDLNDLRCYSEEQAKTNIEAFIEQLDER
- a CDS encoding ATPase; translation: MTDKRVLYAGVDIGASRTKVALLDNLKNLKGFSVKKSGTDFSRTAEDGLNEALTMANASRDAVTRTVSTGYGRTNVTFSNDTRTEIGCHAKGAFHYFNRAMTIIDIGGQDNKVIKLDSEGRRINFKMNRKCAAGTGAFLEEMSARLDIPIEDMDGLAKQSTEMVELGSFCTVFSATEVLEKIRQGKKVPDIIKGLFFSVIKRVLEMDLITPPIVMTGGIVEHNPYLVEMIKEKTGTEVLLPEHPQLAGAVGAALFAMEL
- a CDS encoding pyrroline-5-carboxylate reductase encodes the protein MNFTEKGIGFIGAGNMASALIKGIIASSLFNHDMIKASDSNPEKIRALSNSYKVEGILSNRELCNACNIIVLSIKPQVMAMVLEEIKGAINKNHLVISIAAGIRINAIETILGADVPVIRVMPNTPALVQMGVSAIAAGGAVNVDHLNIALDILKAVGNVFTVDEAMMDAVTAVSGSGPGFVFRLMECIVEAAQKQGFDQETAKNMVINTFLGAAMLAQKTATPLSELRKMVTSPGGTTEAGLKYMDENKIGDILEGMIEAAKKRSVELGKKE